The Pontibacter korlensis sequence TCTGGTTTGCCTGGGCTTTGCCGCAATCCCACTCTATTTCTTCTTCTTTGTGTAAAAAAAGCTTTCTATAGTTGCTATGATATTAGATTCTAAAATCCCGGAAGGCCCATTGGCTGAGAAGTGGGATAAACATAAATTTGATGTAAAGCTGGTTAACCCGGCCAACAAGCGCAAGTATGATATTATTGTAGTAGGTACAGGTCTTGCCGGTGCCTCTGCTGCTGCTACCTTCGGTGAGCTTGGCTACAACGTTAAGGCTTTCTGCTTTCAGGATTCACCACGCCGTGCACACTCTATTGCAGCACAAGGTGGTATCAACGCTGCCAAGAACTACCAAAACGACGGTGACTCTGTTTTCCGTCTCTTCTATGACACGATAAAAGGTGGTGACTACCGTGCCCGTGAGGCAAACGTGTACCGCCTGGCACAGGTATCTGTTAACATCATCGACCAGTGCGTGGCGCAGGGTGTACCTTTTGCACGTGATTACGGCGGGTTGTTGGCTAACCGTTCATTCGGTGGTGCTCAGGTATCCCGTACCTTCTATGCCCGTGGCCAAACTGGACAGCAGCTGCTATTGGGAGCTTACTCTGCCCTGAACCGTCAGATCGCTTACGGTAAGGTTAAGATGTACCCTCGTACTGAAATGCTGGACCTTGTAATGGTTGACGGTAAAGCTCGTGGTATTGTGGTTCGTAACCTGATCACAGGTAAGATCGAGTCGCACAGTGCACACGCAGTGGTATTGGCAACAGGTGGCTACGGTAACGTGTTCTTCCTTTCTACCAACGCGATGGGCTCTAACGCTACAGCCGCATGGAGAGCATACAAAAAAGGAGCTCTTTTCGCTAACCCTTGCTATACACAGATTCACCCAACCTGTATTCCGGTTTCCGGTGGTTATCAGTCTAAACTGACGCTGATGTCAGAGTCGCTCCGTAACGACGGACGTGTGTGGGTGCCAAAGACCAAAGAGATTGCTGAGAGGTTAAGAAAAGGAGAGATCACTGTAAACGATATCGCTGAAGCTGACCGTGATTACTACCTGGAGCGTAAGTATCCTGCCTTCGGCAACCTTGTACCACGTGACGTGGCCTCTCGTAATGCTAAACTGGTTTGCGACGAAGGTCGTGGCGTTGGTTCCTCAGGTCTTGCCGTTTACCTGGACTTTGCCGATGCTATCAAGCGTGACGGACAAGCAGCCATTGCAGCCAAGTATGGTAACCTCTTCGAGATGTATGCGAAGATCACAGACGAGAACCCGTACGAAAGACCGATGCGTATTTACCCGGCTGTACACTATACTATGGGTGGTCTGTGGGTTGACTACAACCTGATGACGAGCATCCCTGGTCTATATGCTGCTGGTGAGGCAAACTTCTCTGATCACGGTGCTAACCGCCTTGGTGCATCTGCTCTTATGCAAGGTCTGGCAGACGGTTACTTTGTACTGCCATATACTATCGGCGATTACCTGGCTAAAATGCCTTACGATAAGGTTCCGGTGGATCACCCTGCATTCCTGGAAGCTGAGAAAAACGTGGTGGACATCAACAACAAACTTCTTTCAATCAATGGTAACCGCACAGTAGATGAATTCCACAAAGCACTTGGTGCCATT is a genomic window containing:
- a CDS encoding fumarate reductase/succinate dehydrogenase flavoprotein subunit, yielding MILDSKIPEGPLAEKWDKHKFDVKLVNPANKRKYDIIVVGTGLAGASAAATFGELGYNVKAFCFQDSPRRAHSIAAQGGINAAKNYQNDGDSVFRLFYDTIKGGDYRAREANVYRLAQVSVNIIDQCVAQGVPFARDYGGLLANRSFGGAQVSRTFYARGQTGQQLLLGAYSALNRQIAYGKVKMYPRTEMLDLVMVDGKARGIVVRNLITGKIESHSAHAVVLATGGYGNVFFLSTNAMGSNATAAWRAYKKGALFANPCYTQIHPTCIPVSGGYQSKLTLMSESLRNDGRVWVPKTKEIAERLRKGEITVNDIAEADRDYYLERKYPAFGNLVPRDVASRNAKLVCDEGRGVGSSGLAVYLDFADAIKRDGQAAIAAKYGNLFEMYAKITDENPYERPMRIYPAVHYTMGGLWVDYNLMTSIPGLYAAGEANFSDHGANRLGASALMQGLADGYFVLPYTIGDYLAKMPYDKVPVDHPAFLEAEKNVVDINNKLLSINGNRTVDEFHKALGAIMWEYCGMARNAEGLQFAKQEIRKLRDEFWRDVKVVGVNEELNITLEKANRVADFLELGELMVEDALHRNESCGGHFREEYQTPENEALRDDENFAYVAAWEFTGVGNDPVLHKEDLKFENVKLTQRSYK